GGAACTCCCGCCTATCCCCAGAAGCCAGAGCAGTGTGAGGAAGCCCAGCACGGCGCCGACAATCACTCGGGACCTGCTCCGCAGCAGGTTCTTGAACGCAGGCGGTATGAAGGAGGCGTTCTGGTTGTTCCGCGTGGCGTAGGGCGGGGGCCTCGATGTCTTGCGCGGAGGCATGGCGAAGTGCATGGTGAAGGTGTGGGGCCAGGAGGCCAGGTGTGGACGGTTGGGGACGGGAACGAGGGTCGCAGTGGGAGACGGATCGAGGTTCAAACGAATAGGGCTAGGAAATCATGCTTGAGGCTCGACAGACCAACGTGGAGGAGCAGCGATCGCTTGTCTCAGAACCGCCTAGATGACATGTGTCGCGGGATAGGGACAAATTATACACGCGGTTGCGGAGACTTGGCAGTAGCGGGAGTGAGACCCTTGCTTCGATGCGCTACTAGTGCCCATTCAATACGGTGCTCGCCAGCTGCTGGTATATACGCATGCCGCCCGTCTGCACGCCCTACTCGAGGAGCGCTGCTCAGTTGCTTGTTCACGACGACGTCAATATCACATGATTTCGAGGACTGGTCGTCTTCACCCTCAATGCGTCGAGTCGAGCCTCACCGCGAACCCCTGCCGAGGACGACCGGTGCGCAGGCCACCATCTTCTCTCAGCTTGAAGAATATTCACTTGGTCATGCAAGCACGGTACACTCAGTGGCTTCAGACGGCTGCTCTGTCAGCGCAGTCAGCCTCGTGGCTCTATTTTCTAAAATGCCAAGACTGGAGATGCTCCGTGTCCGTTCCCAAAGTCCTTCACCTTGGCACAGGGCTGGCGGGAGATCACCAAGCGCTCCGCTGGAGCTCTTCGGCGGATAACCGGGTACACAATCTTTCAGAGTCCTCACCTCCAACGTCACACTTCACGCGGTAGTCTCATCGTGGCTCCTCTGCAGCTTAGAAATAGCACATACCCGCTATGACGTCGCAGTACTGTCACCATCCGCTCTCAAAGAACTGCATATATCCACAGCTCCGTCGCATTGTAATCTACAACAAACTCGACATTCAAACTTTGTTCTTGATAATCTGTTCCCGGCCTTCGAACCAAAATCGTCGTCGCATTGCAATCTACAACAAACACGACATACAATCTTGCTTCTTGAAACCCCATTTTTGATCTTCGAAGCAAAACAAGCAACATGGTCAACAAGGTCATTCAATTGTCTTGCGGGTGTAACGAATACCCCTGGGGCCGCTCTGGTCGCGAATCGATTGCAGCAACACTCTGTGAGAAGACGCCAGGCAATGGCTTCAAGCTTGACGAGAGCAAGCCTTACGCTGAAATGTAAGTTCGGAGGCACAGAACTGCATAGCTGAGCACTAACCAGACCAGGTGGATGGGCACATACCCAACATTACCGTCATACGTTCTCGAGACCAAGGAAAACCTCCAAGACGTCCTCGACAAGCACTCAGACGAGCTTATTGGACAGCAAGTCATAAAGAAGTTCGGTCACACAAAGCTACCTTATCTGCCCAAGGTCTTGTCGATAGCAAAGGCATTGCCCCTGCAGCTACACCCAGTACGTGTATCCGCAGATTGAGATTGCTTCATCCCTGACGGCCTCTCCAGAATAAGGACCTCGCTGCAAAGCTACACGCAAAAGACCCCGAACAGTTTACCGATGCCAACCACAAGCCTGAGATCGCACTGGCGCTCGGACCTTTCGAGGCCTTCGTCGGCTTCAAGCCATTGGCGGATATCCAGAAGCTGATGGAGCTCGAGCCTCTTCAAAAGTTCCTTCCAGAGACTAAGAAGCCAGTCTTCGACGACCAGATTCTCAAGCATGTTGTCGAGACTATGCTCAAAGCATCCGAGGAGGACGTGCGCAAGACGAACGACGCCCTTCGGAAGCTCCCCAAAGAGAAATTCGGCACGGCAACCTACATCCCAGAGCTCATCCCCCGTCTTTCGGAGCAGTACGACAAGGCTGACAATGGTACTCTTGTCGCGCTCGCCACTATGAACTACATGCAACTCAACGAGGGCGACAGTATCTACATTCCAGCTGACGGCATTCACGCATACTTATCTGGCAACATCATCGAGTGCATGGCACGATCCGACAATGTTCTCAACACCGGCTTCTGCCCTCGCGCTGATCGCAACAATGTCGACACATTTATCGGCTGTCTGACGTTCAACCCACACGACACCAGCGAAGCACTCCTCAAGCCACGGATGTTCGATGGCAGCAAGAACGGCAACACCCAGATCTACGCACCACCAATGAGCGAGTTCAACATGCTCGTGACTACTCTTGGTGATGGTGAGAGCGACACAGTCCGTGCGATCAACGGCCCCAGCGTCATGATCTTGACCGAGGGCGAGGGTACGCTGAAAGCAGATGGCAAGGAACACAAGTTGAGCGAGGGCTACATCTTCTTCATTGGTCAGGGAACCGAGTTGGAGTTTTCGGCTACTAAGAAGCTGAAGGCATTCACGGCTCATGCCGAGTAAGAGGCGGTTTTGAGGCTGAGTACTGAAGTACGCCCTACGGGCATGACGTTACGACCGATTGGAGGACTTACGACTACTAAAGCTTTCTCCGCACACGGTAGATACGAATGTATACCATTGTAACTTGTTTAAGAGACTGCGCCTATGGCTTTATAGTCTTGTACCCGGTATTGCGGATCCGGCTTTGCCGTCCCCCACATCATCCTTGTTCCCCCGCACTTTGTCCATGCATCCCTATTCTGCATGCCCCTCATCACGGGGCTATAAAACCACGATGGAAGTGCACTTGTTTATGCCCCGGGCAGTGCGTGACCGAACTGATTTGCAGCTCCTCAATCGATTCGTCTCGCACCATCAACACAATAAGTGACTGCGTTTTGACGCTCCAACGCGGAACAAGGCCTTGGCACTTCTGCTTAAAAGCTCTAGAGCAATCACTGTTGAATCTGTTGTTACTCAGCTCTTGTCATGGCTTCAACCTTGCCTAAAAGAGATTCGATGGAGGCGAGTGTCGAAACACCACTCTCTACGAAGCCCTCGAGCCCTCGCCTTGACGCAGCTCAATCCAAGAAGAAGATCAGCCTCACTGCCCTCCCGCCCTTGGTCCGCAATACGATCTACAAGTACGCACTCGATACCGAGCTCGTCAACACCGGCCTACCAAACGTATCTTACACCCACTCTCTCGATAACGCCACGGGACTGTTGAAGTTCAAGGCCTCGAGACCCCCATTTCCTGTGGAGACCGGCTTGTTCTACGTAAACAAGCTGATCAGTAAAGAAGCACTTCACTTCTTCTACTCCTCGAATCTCTTCGCACGCTTTAGCATCGCAACCTCCGATGCCCGACACGCAAAGACAATGCTGGTAGATTCCGGTATCCTGTTCGCTCCGTGTACACCTTCAGCGCTAGATGCCAGCACACTCCATGCTCTCGATATCTCCCTTGTCGAAAAAGAGAGCACCAAGAAGCGAGCGAGTGTCATGTTTCCAGCTCAGTATCTCCCACGTCTGATTAACTTCCTCCGT
Above is a genomic segment from Ascochyta rabiei chromosome 10, complete sequence containing:
- a CDS encoding Mannose-6-phosphate isomerase, with translation MVNKVIQLSCGCNEYPWGRSGRESIAATLCEKTPGNGFKLDESKPYAEMWMGTYPTLPSYVLETKENLQDVLDKHSDELIGQQVIKKFGHTKLPYLPKVLSIAKALPLQLHPNKDLAAKLHAKDPEQFTDANHKPEIALALGPFEAFVGFKPLADIQKLMELEPLQKFLPETKKPVFDDQILKHVVETMLKASEEDVRKTNDALRKLPKEKFGTATYIPELIPRLSEQYDKADNGTLVALATMNYMQLNEGDSIYIPADGIHAYLSGNIIECMARSDNVLNTGFCPRADRNNVDTFIGCLTFNPHDTSEALLKPRMFDGSKNGNTQIYAPPMSEFNMLVTTLGDGESDTVRAINGPSVMILTEGEGTLKADGKEHKLSEGYIFFIGQGTELEFSATKKLKAFTAHAE